From one Octopus bimaculoides isolate UCB-OBI-ISO-001 chromosome 1, ASM119413v2, whole genome shotgun sequence genomic stretch:
- the LOC106869159 gene encoding GDP-fucose protein O-fucosyltransferase 1 isoform X1, protein MAFYTILNVVTIVLLIIVGQCRSLDVDQSGYIVYCPCMGRFGNQAEQFLGSLAFAKRLNRTMVIPPWVEYKASVIGSECVAFDKYFQVEPLKRYHRVMTMEQFMKELAPEVWPPNKRIVFCYQARHSSKDSCNAKDGNPFGPFWDHFNVDFVQSEFHKPLTFDVSNHFERDRWLNRFPASKYPVLAFVGSPAPFPAREDTLHLHDYIKWSTYIEKAADNFIMETIPEKPFLGIHLRNGVDWKSACAHTSESRQMFASAQCIGYSQEYGSLSPEMCFPSDSTVINQVKKAVKKYKAKTVFVATDNRDLIKEMSKVMKQVKFVRSALDNPLLDLAILTKADHYIGNCISTFSAFGKRYRDSLKKSSSFWAFEKKTTKNEEL, encoded by the exons GTCGCTTTGGAAACCAAGCAGAACAATTTTTGGGAAGTTTGGCTTTTGCCAAACGGTTAAATAGAACAATGGTGATCCCACCTTGGGTGGAATACAAAGCTTCTGTGATTGGATCC gaaTGTGTggcttttgataaatattttcaagttgAACCATTGAAGCGATATCATCGAGTAATGACTATGGAGCAGTTTATGAAAGAATTGGCCCCTGAGGTTTGGCCACCGAACAAAAGAATTG TATTCTGCTACCAAGCAAGACATTCAAGCAAAGATTCATGCAATGCAAAAGATGGGAATCCTTTTGGTCCATTTTGGGACCACTTTAATGTAGATTTTGTTCAATCTGAATTCCATAAACCACTAACATTTGATGTTAGCAACCATTTCGAAAGAGACAGATGGTTAAATAG ATTTCCAGCTTCTAAATATcctgttcttgcttttgttggaTCTCCTGCTCCATTCCCTGCTCGTGAAGATACTTTACACCTTCATGACTACATCAAATGGTCAACTTATATTGAGAAAGCTGCTGATAATTTTATAATGGAAACTATTCCTGAGAAACCTTTTCTAGGAATCCATCTCAGAAACGGTGTTGACTGG AAATCAGCCTGTGCCCATACATCAGAAAGCCGCCAGATGTTTGCTTCTGCCCAGTGTATAGGTTATTCACAAGAATATGGAAGCCTCTCACCTGAAATGTGTTTCCCTTCTGATAGTACAGTCATTAACCAGGTGAAGAAAGCTgttaaaaaatacaaagcaaaaactgTATTTGTTGCTACTGACAACCGAGATTTAATCAAAGAAATGTCAAAAGTCATGAAgcag gtTAAATTTGTGCGCTCAGCATTGGACAATCCACTTTTAGACTTGGCGATTTTGACAAAGGCTGATCATTACATTGGAAATTGTATCTCTACATTTTCAGCATTTGGCAAACGATATAGAGATTCAttgaaaaaatcatcatcattttgggcttttgaaaagaaaactacaaaaaatGAGGAGCtttaa
- the LOC106869159 gene encoding GDP-fucose protein O-fucosyltransferase 1 isoform X2, with protein MWWTLCMTICLRRFGNQAEQFLGSLAFAKRLNRTMVIPPWVEYKASVIGSECVAFDKYFQVEPLKRYHRVMTMEQFMKELAPEVWPPNKRIVFCYQARHSSKDSCNAKDGNPFGPFWDHFNVDFVQSEFHKPLTFDVSNHFERDRWLNRFPASKYPVLAFVGSPAPFPAREDTLHLHDYIKWSTYIEKAADNFIMETIPEKPFLGIHLRNGVDWKSACAHTSESRQMFASAQCIGYSQEYGSLSPEMCFPSDSTVINQVKKAVKKYKAKTVFVATDNRDLIKEMSKVMKQVKFVRSALDNPLLDLAILTKADHYIGNCISTFSAFGKRYRDSLKKSSSFWAFEKKTTKNEEL; from the exons GTCGCTTTGGAAACCAAGCAGAACAATTTTTGGGAAGTTTGGCTTTTGCCAAACGGTTAAATAGAACAATGGTGATCCCACCTTGGGTGGAATACAAAGCTTCTGTGATTGGATCC gaaTGTGTggcttttgataaatattttcaagttgAACCATTGAAGCGATATCATCGAGTAATGACTATGGAGCAGTTTATGAAAGAATTGGCCCCTGAGGTTTGGCCACCGAACAAAAGAATTG TATTCTGCTACCAAGCAAGACATTCAAGCAAAGATTCATGCAATGCAAAAGATGGGAATCCTTTTGGTCCATTTTGGGACCACTTTAATGTAGATTTTGTTCAATCTGAATTCCATAAACCACTAACATTTGATGTTAGCAACCATTTCGAAAGAGACAGATGGTTAAATAG ATTTCCAGCTTCTAAATATcctgttcttgcttttgttggaTCTCCTGCTCCATTCCCTGCTCGTGAAGATACTTTACACCTTCATGACTACATCAAATGGTCAACTTATATTGAGAAAGCTGCTGATAATTTTATAATGGAAACTATTCCTGAGAAACCTTTTCTAGGAATCCATCTCAGAAACGGTGTTGACTGG AAATCAGCCTGTGCCCATACATCAGAAAGCCGCCAGATGTTTGCTTCTGCCCAGTGTATAGGTTATTCACAAGAATATGGAAGCCTCTCACCTGAAATGTGTTTCCCTTCTGATAGTACAGTCATTAACCAGGTGAAGAAAGCTgttaaaaaatacaaagcaaaaactgTATTTGTTGCTACTGACAACCGAGATTTAATCAAAGAAATGTCAAAAGTCATGAAgcag gtTAAATTTGTGCGCTCAGCATTGGACAATCCACTTTTAGACTTGGCGATTTTGACAAAGGCTGATCATTACATTGGAAATTGTATCTCTACATTTTCAGCATTTGGCAAACGATATAGAGATTCAttgaaaaaatcatcatcattttgggcttttgaaaagaaaactacaaaaaatGAGGAGCtttaa